In the Thermococcus sp. MAR1 genome, one interval contains:
- a CDS encoding transcriptional regulator gives MDRERLIRTVEAILRGTGYKTARMDFKGSCFDIVASRLLLLLFVKVATNIDTVTEEQAEDLKRLSKFFKASPLIVGLKTKNAELEEGVVYERFGIYALRPETLYDVLVENELPAIFAERGGFYVRINGGLLKRLREKYGYSVNELAQLLGVSRKSLINYERGEQAVSLEVAIRLEELFDEPLAEPIDILHSTVEANLNVTPESPLEREIFERLKGLGLGVVKVKKAPFNAVSKEDEFNILTGIDETKTRSTVKRAEMVTEVSKIINSDGVFILEKTRTEVVGEVPLIPKESLEEVRDADELIEMIEELKKEIKKELFS, from the coding sequence ATGGACAGGGAAAGGCTCATAAGAACCGTCGAGGCAATACTCAGGGGCACGGGATACAAAACGGCACGGATGGACTTCAAGGGCTCGTGCTTCGACATAGTGGCGAGCAGGTTACTCCTCCTGCTCTTCGTCAAGGTGGCCACAAACATAGATACCGTCACCGAGGAGCAGGCCGAAGACTTAAAGAGACTCTCCAAGTTTTTCAAGGCCTCGCCACTGATAGTGGGGCTGAAGACGAAGAACGCTGAGCTGGAAGAGGGTGTAGTTTACGAGAGGTTTGGAATATACGCGCTCAGGCCCGAGACCCTGTACGACGTCCTCGTCGAGAACGAGTTGCCGGCGATATTCGCCGAGCGTGGTGGCTTCTACGTAAGGATAAACGGCGGGCTTCTTAAAAGGCTGAGGGAGAAGTACGGCTATTCCGTGAACGAGCTGGCGCAACTCTTGGGAGTCTCACGCAAGAGCCTGATAAACTACGAGCGCGGTGAGCAAGCGGTGTCGCTTGAGGTTGCGATAAGGCTTGAGGAACTGTTCGACGAGCCCCTTGCGGAGCCGATTGACATACTCCATTCAACGGTCGAGGCCAACCTCAACGTGACTCCGGAGAGCCCCCTTGAAAGGGAGATTTTTGAACGTCTCAAGGGACTGGGCCTTGGAGTCGTGAAGGTCAAAAAGGCGCCCTTCAACGCGGTGTCCAAGGAGGATGAATTCAACATCCTCACAGGGATAGACGAGACGAAGACTCGTTCAACGGTGAAACGGGCCGAGATGGTGACGGAGGTCAGCAAGATAATCAACAGCGACGGCGTTTTCATCCTGGAAAAGACCAGAACCGAGGTTGTCGGTGAGGTCCCGTTGATACCGAAGGAAAGTCTTGAGGAAGTCAGAGACGCCGACGAACTCATAGAGATGATAGAGGAGCTCAAGAAGGAGATAAAGAAGGAACTCTTCAGCTGA
- a CDS encoding DUF835 domain-containing protein, whose protein sequence is MDGIHALVLAEAVMVLIADLVAAGWIFRIYLRNRRRSALAFSLAWIFDFLAILSTTLANPNIQMIGILLLPAFSGLIFYGAVKFLEEESITVRYRTLAVLAVMPVAFMIYMVGVYLYTGDAVWTITSAATLGITGVFVIAGGLLLKETEEIYKSAVKYLYISIILFGLHLIPAALFGIEEWYKVVGFTLSTILIVSMVVAMVKLTSSESFTPRKGRVTAPVDLKPGVIIVNGNEYEKLREKLKDRPVLAFVRDVTQVPDGWQYYFVTTIPFQGRFKNTINPTNLARMTELSYKYLEEFARMGDHGIIVIDCLEYLTVYNSWESLMKFLSKLRDFVIINKGTLILVIEKESLENRLYAQLRKLME, encoded by the coding sequence TTGGATGGCATTCATGCGCTGGTACTTGCCGAGGCCGTGATGGTCCTGATCGCGGACCTAGTGGCCGCGGGATGGATATTCCGTATATACCTTCGTAATCGGAGAAGATCAGCCCTGGCCTTCTCGTTGGCGTGGATATTCGATTTTCTGGCCATCCTCTCCACAACCCTCGCAAATCCCAACATTCAGATGATAGGAATCCTCCTGTTGCCAGCGTTCTCTGGCTTAATATTCTATGGTGCGGTAAAGTTCCTTGAGGAAGAGTCCATCACCGTCAGGTACAGAACCCTGGCCGTACTGGCGGTAATGCCAGTGGCGTTTATGATATACATGGTTGGGGTGTACCTCTACACCGGAGACGCCGTGTGGACCATAACGAGCGCCGCCACCCTCGGCATAACGGGCGTGTTCGTCATAGCGGGAGGACTCCTGCTGAAGGAGACCGAGGAGATTTACAAGAGTGCCGTCAAATACCTCTACATCAGCATAATCCTCTTTGGACTGCACCTGATTCCCGCCGCGCTCTTTGGAATCGAGGAGTGGTACAAGGTCGTTGGTTTCACACTCTCCACGATACTGATAGTGAGCATGGTAGTCGCCATGGTGAAGCTCACATCCTCGGAGTCATTCACGCCGCGGAAGGGAAGGGTTACGGCACCCGTCGACCTAAAGCCGGGAGTCATCATAGTCAACGGAAATGAATATGAAAAGCTCAGGGAGAAGCTCAAGGACAGGCCGGTTCTAGCCTTCGTTAGGGACGTTACCCAGGTTCCCGACGGATGGCAGTACTACTTCGTCACGACGATACCATTCCAGGGGAGGTTCAAGAACACCATAAACCCGACGAACCTTGCTAGAATGACCGAGCTGTCGTACAAGTATCTGGAGGAGTTCGCCAGGATGGGCGATCACGGGATAATAGTCATCGACTGCCTTGAGTATCTCACCGTTTACAACTCCTGGGAGAGCCTCATGAAGTTCTTATCGAAGCTCAGGGACTTCGTGATAATTAACAAGGGCACACTGATACTTGTTATTGAGAAGGAAAGCCTTGAGAACAGGCTCTACGCCCAGCTCAGAAAACTCATGGAGTGA
- the tiaS gene encoding tRNA(Ile2) 2-agmatinylcytidine synthetase TiaS, with product MRLHIGIDDTDSPNGMCTTYLGALLYRELSSLAEPIDLPRLIRLNPNIPYKTRGNGAVAMTFEVEEDLIPEIKDTVLFYVNQLSDFTHENTNPGVVFFEGEIPGELREFSLKALREHVKIEDAERVARKVGAEYFKFKLGRGIIGALASLGYPLERFTYELLAYREPENWGTPRRVEEESVFMADRWSFPFTYDNVDPYKRSVLITPHGKDPVLVGIRGIDRGKVLQTFERVRFGEPVAFYQLYKTNQNTDDHLTPKKIGELKLYDSAVVRGRVASPYWEKGRHVFFELEDETGKIRVAAFEPTKKFRNYVRKLLPGDEIIAAGGVKEHEGVLTLNLEKFYPVTLVPRIEYRKPRCPRCGGTMKSKGNYLKCKRCGYRMPKKLIPVEVPRELERKIYEVPPDARKHLSRPLVLSGGEERILGLL from the coding sequence ATGAGGCTTCACATCGGAATCGACGACACCGATTCACCCAACGGCATGTGCACCACGTACCTCGGTGCCCTCCTTTACAGGGAGCTTTCCAGTCTAGCGGAGCCCATCGACCTGCCGAGGCTTATCAGACTCAACCCGAACATCCCCTACAAAACGAGGGGAAACGGAGCGGTCGCGATGACCTTCGAGGTCGAGGAGGATTTGATCCCAGAAATCAAAGATACCGTCCTTTTTTACGTAAACCAGCTTTCTGACTTCACCCACGAGAACACCAACCCGGGAGTTGTCTTTTTTGAAGGTGAAATTCCCGGGGAGCTCCGCGAGTTTTCGCTTAAAGCTCTGAGGGAGCACGTTAAGATCGAAGATGCCGAAAGGGTCGCGAGAAAAGTTGGGGCAGAGTACTTCAAGTTCAAGCTCGGCAGAGGGATAATCGGCGCGCTCGCTTCCCTCGGCTACCCTCTTGAGCGCTTCACCTACGAGTTGCTGGCTTATCGCGAGCCCGAGAACTGGGGAACTCCGAGGAGAGTGGAGGAGGAGAGCGTTTTTATGGCAGACCGCTGGAGTTTCCCTTTCACCTATGACAACGTTGACCCCTACAAGAGGAGCGTCCTCATAACACCGCACGGCAAAGACCCCGTTCTCGTTGGAATCCGCGGGATTGACAGAGGAAAAGTCCTACAGACCTTCGAGCGGGTTCGCTTTGGGGAGCCTGTCGCCTTTTACCAGCTCTACAAGACCAACCAGAACACCGACGACCACCTTACCCCAAAGAAAATCGGCGAACTGAAGCTCTACGACAGCGCGGTAGTTAGGGGCAGGGTTGCGAGCCCTTACTGGGAGAAAGGCCGGCACGTCTTCTTCGAGCTGGAGGACGAGACGGGAAAAATCAGAGTAGCGGCCTTTGAGCCGACGAAGAAGTTCCGCAATTACGTGAGGAAGCTTTTGCCGGGCGATGAAATCATCGCGGCCGGTGGCGTTAAGGAGCACGAGGGCGTTCTGACGCTCAACCTCGAAAAGTTCTATCCGGTGACGCTCGTCCCCAGAATCGAGTACCGAAAGCCCAGGTGCCCGCGCTGTGGAGGGACGATGAAGAGCAAGGGCAACTATTTGAAGTGCAAGCGTTGCGGTTATAGAATGCCGAAGAAGCTCATTCCGGTCGAAGTTCCGCGCGAGCTGGAGAGGAAGATTTATGAAGTCCCTCCGGATGCCAGAAAGCACCTGTCGAGGCCGCTGGTGCTTTCTGGTGGTGAGGAGAGGATTTTGGGACTTTTGTGA
- a CDS encoding GNAT family N-acetyltransferase: MRPIIVKGNLVSLGVLLREDLKHAWVWYNDRDVRRYLSFSEEIFFYEDELEWYEALRREKKHEKVFAIIENSSRSLVGLIGLHRIDYHNGRAELGYFLAKEYWGHGYASEAVKLALEYAFDWLNLRKVYAYVFETNIPSIRVLEKNGFRLAGRWRKHQYVPGEGFVDVLMYERFRE; the protein is encoded by the coding sequence ATGAGGCCGATAATCGTTAAGGGTAATCTGGTCTCCCTTGGCGTGCTCCTCCGAGAGGACTTGAAGCACGCTTGGGTTTGGTACAACGACCGCGACGTCAGGCGCTACCTCTCATTCTCGGAGGAGATATTCTTCTACGAGGACGAGCTGGAGTGGTACGAGGCTCTGAGACGGGAGAAGAAGCACGAAAAAGTTTTTGCAATCATAGAAAACTCCTCGCGCTCCCTCGTTGGCCTTATAGGCCTTCACAGGATAGACTACCACAACGGTAGGGCAGAGCTCGGTTACTTCCTGGCCAAGGAGTACTGGGGGCACGGATATGCCAGCGAGGCCGTAAAGCTCGCCCTTGAATATGCCTTTGACTGGCTCAACCTGCGAAAGGTCTATGCCTACGTCTTCGAAACCAACATCCCCTCCATCCGGGTGCTGGAGAAGAACGGCTTCAGGCTGGCAGGCCGCTGGAGGAAGCATCAGTACGTGCCGGGGGAGGGCTTCGTTGATGTGCTGATGTACGAGAGGTTTAGGGAATAG
- a CDS encoding HD domain-containing protein, protein MDGKIIHDGIHGSMKLTGIILDLVKTPEFQRLRNIRQLGLAYLVYPGANHSRFEHSLGAWHLAKRLSQEVGLDENESMLLQVGALLHDIGHGPFSHTFESIYKHYVKEHDHMHLGQDMVLGKVNITESENGGRIPEIIESYSYDFTPRDVADLIRGKHKKHYLGHMLHGDVDVDQLDYLVRDAHYTGVAHGIIDLERLLKVLKIHGGELVVDEKGIEAVEGMMVARSLMYSRVYFHHTVKIAEGMLTRALEFALEEGYLWDFWRMTDCRVLVELEDLEGFPAEMVRRIKYRELYKAAVLASADELTGEEKRELLTAYRNVRRRQEIERTLAEMVGAREGEVILEFSIADLMLSEPRLKATEINVLLGNGELQPLTKVTPLANALKRRQTPRWAVLIAAPKEYVPKVREVWRKVIFS, encoded by the coding sequence ATGGATGGGAAAATCATTCACGATGGCATTCATGGTAGCATGAAACTCACCGGCATTATCCTTGACCTCGTCAAGACCCCGGAGTTTCAGAGGCTCAGAAACATAAGACAGCTCGGCCTAGCCTACCTCGTCTATCCGGGTGCCAACCACTCCCGCTTTGAGCACTCCCTCGGCGCGTGGCACCTCGCCAAGAGGCTCTCACAGGAAGTCGGCCTGGATGAGAACGAGAGCATGCTCCTGCAGGTAGGAGCCCTGCTTCACGACATCGGGCACGGTCCCTTCAGCCACACCTTTGAGAGCATATACAAGCACTACGTCAAGGAGCACGACCACATGCACCTCGGCCAGGATATGGTGCTAGGAAAGGTGAACATAACTGAGAGCGAGAATGGGGGAAGGATCCCGGAGATAATTGAGAGTTATTCCTATGACTTCACGCCCAGGGACGTTGCCGACCTCATACGCGGGAAGCACAAAAAGCATTACCTTGGCCACATGCTGCACGGCGATGTTGATGTTGACCAGCTCGACTACCTTGTGAGGGACGCCCACTACACCGGCGTCGCCCACGGTATAATAGACCTTGAGAGGTTGCTGAAGGTTCTTAAAATCCACGGTGGGGAGCTAGTCGTTGACGAGAAGGGTATAGAGGCCGTCGAGGGCATGATGGTGGCCCGCTCGCTGATGTACTCGCGCGTCTATTTCCATCACACGGTCAAGATAGCTGAGGGGATGCTGACCAGAGCCCTAGAGTTTGCCCTAGAGGAGGGTTACCTCTGGGACTTTTGGAGAATGACCGACTGCAGAGTCCTGGTCGAGCTGGAGGACCTCGAGGGTTTTCCGGCCGAGATGGTGAGGCGCATAAAGTACCGCGAGCTTTACAAGGCCGCGGTTCTTGCGAGTGCGGACGAGCTGACGGGCGAGGAGAAGAGGGAACTCCTAACGGCATACAGAAACGTGAGGCGGAGGCAGGAGATAGAAAGAACCCTCGCGGAGATGGTCGGCGCGAGGGAGGGCGAGGTCATCCTTGAGTTCAGCATAGCAGACCTCATGCTCAGCGAACCGAGGCTCAAGGCGACTGAAATAAACGTCCTCCTGGGCAACGGGGAGCTTCAGCCACTTACCAAGGTTACCCCACTTGCCAACGCCCTTAAGAGACGCCAGACGCCGCGCTGGGCAGTCCTCATAGCTGCGCCAAAGGAGTACGTCCCGAAGGTAAGGGAAGTCTGGAGAAAAGTTATCTTCAGCTGA
- a CDS encoding deoxyhypusine synthase: MTEPKDIVLKESEEVEGLPIEGPWLDEVSSLEEVLDYYERIGFQATHLGKAIEIWRKVEEKRAKGEEVRVFLGYTSNIISSGLRELVAWLVKEGKVDVIVTTAGGIEEDFIKALKPFIIGDWHVNDVLMREKGINRIGNIFVPNDRYIEFEKYMIPFFERVLEMERERGKPLTASEFIHEMGRYMDEKLGKEKEKSVIYWAYRRNVPIFCPAITDGSIGDMLYFFKEERGDRELIIDIANDIVKLNNLAVTAKETASIILGGSLPKHAIINANLFRGGTDYAIYITTAIPWDGSLSGAPPSEGVSWGKIRAKADYVEIWADATLVFPLLVWKVMRG; this comes from the coding sequence ATGACCGAGCCGAAGGACATCGTGCTAAAGGAGAGCGAAGAAGTTGAGGGGCTTCCTATTGAGGGCCCCTGGCTGGACGAGGTTTCGAGCCTTGAGGAGGTTTTGGATTATTACGAGCGCATAGGCTTTCAGGCGACCCATCTCGGAAAGGCGATAGAGATATGGCGCAAGGTCGAGGAGAAGCGCGCTAAGGGGGAAGAGGTGAGAGTTTTTCTCGGCTACACTTCCAACATAATCTCTTCCGGCTTAAGGGAGCTGGTCGCGTGGCTCGTCAAGGAAGGTAAAGTGGACGTCATTGTAACTACCGCCGGCGGGATCGAGGAGGACTTCATAAAGGCCCTGAAGCCGTTCATCATCGGCGACTGGCATGTGAACGACGTCCTGATGCGCGAGAAGGGCATCAACAGGATAGGCAACATCTTCGTGCCCAACGACCGCTACATCGAGTTCGAGAAGTACATGATTCCCTTCTTCGAGCGGGTTCTTGAGATGGAGCGCGAGAGGGGCAAGCCCCTGACGGCGAGCGAGTTTATCCACGAGATGGGTCGCTACATGGACGAGAAGCTGGGGAAGGAGAAGGAGAAGAGCGTAATCTACTGGGCCTACAGGCGGAACGTCCCAATTTTCTGTCCGGCCATAACCGACGGCTCGATAGGGGACATGCTATACTTCTTCAAGGAGGAGCGCGGTGACAGGGAGCTGATCATTGATATCGCCAACGACATCGTCAAGCTCAACAACCTCGCGGTCACAGCGAAGGAGACCGCCTCGATAATTCTTGGAGGTTCTCTACCCAAGCACGCGATAATCAACGCCAACCTCTTCAGGGGTGGAACGGACTACGCGATTTACATCACCACTGCCATCCCCTGGGACGGCTCTCTGAGCGGTGCTCCACCGAGCGAAGGTGTCAGCTGGGGCAAGATAAGGGCTAAGGCCGACTACGTTGAAATCTGGGCAGATGCAACGCTCGTCTTCCCGCTGCTGGTGTGGAAGGTGATGAGGGGATAG
- a CDS encoding molybdenum cofactor biosynthesis protein B → MGAEEHKKKAPRKFKFAVITVSDTASRGEKEDKSGKFLVEELKKAGHERVLYKIVPDEKIEIIGAVVEAFERGAEVVVTSGGTGIASRDVTIESLRPLFDKELTGFGEIFRLLSYEEIGTAAVMTRATAGIIRSSGRAMAIFCLPGSLGAAKTGVKIILKEAGHVLKHGRE, encoded by the coding sequence ATGGGAGCGGAAGAACACAAAAAGAAGGCCCCACGGAAGTTCAAGTTCGCGGTCATAACGGTCAGCGACACAGCCAGCAGGGGTGAGAAAGAGGACAAGAGCGGGAAGTTCCTCGTTGAGGAGCTTAAAAAGGCCGGGCATGAGAGGGTGCTCTACAAAATCGTCCCCGACGAGAAGATAGAGATAATTGGCGCCGTTGTCGAGGCCTTTGAGAGGGGAGCTGAAGTTGTCGTTACCTCTGGCGGAACCGGAATAGCGAGCAGGGACGTTACGATAGAGAGCCTAAGGCCGCTGTTCGACAAGGAACTTACTGGCTTCGGTGAGATTTTCAGGCTTCTCAGCTACGAGGAGATTGGAACTGCCGCGGTCATGACGAGGGCAACCGCCGGCATAATCAGGAGCTCGGGAAGGGCGATGGCAATCTTCTGCCTGCCGGGAAGCCTCGGCGCGGCGAAGACGGGAGTAAAGATCATCCTCAAGGAGGCCGGCCACGTCCTCAAGCACGGGAGGGAGTGA
- a CDS encoding phenylacetate--CoA ligase family protein, producing MALVVGRVDREGVDDLRYTLGKALETTRFWQEKFSGVDPDELSIEDLASLVDAVKITPCDLYDIDRVWPDYIQDARIFYTVMRTSGTTGKPKRIAYTRDDRFRTARQIEPWVREYMDKGDRIASFFPPLPSSSGMFAFGSFEALNAKSAYYQIPIQYLLDKEMLLKELNYIKPTALFCLTATAYNLGLVLPESIKKDIQTIVVGGETLTPELARATLELFENAVIIDNFGSTEDAITGYRVITKKKATKFNFEESIVVLKDNGDGYDEYKRIYITKVMREGELTGLPLFNYDIGDLARIEDGEVKNIIRIKDVVTLAGAKLHIDQVMEIVYDHPDLLDFVIIYYPLSPENPKPKAILRVAYSGEKPAGIEDEVRELIYEANNPVRYEVEESKQAELVIEAVPLEKLRADLPKRLGKTKRIYIVGKDL from the coding sequence ATGGCTTTGGTTGTTGGAAGGGTTGATAGGGAGGGGGTTGATGACCTTAGATACACTCTTGGAAAAGCCCTAGAGACGACACGATTCTGGCAGGAGAAGTTCTCAGGAGTTGACCCCGATGAACTATCCATAGAGGACCTCGCCAGTCTCGTTGATGCCGTAAAGATAACCCCCTGCGATCTCTACGACATCGATAGGGTATGGCCCGATTATATCCAAGATGCCCGGATATTTTACACCGTGATGCGGACGAGCGGAACAACTGGGAAGCCCAAGAGAATAGCCTACACCCGAGACGACCGCTTCCGGACTGCCCGTCAGATAGAGCCATGGGTCAGAGAGTACATGGACAAAGGTGATAGAATCGCCTCGTTTTTCCCACCGCTACCATCTTCATCCGGAATGTTTGCCTTCGGGAGCTTTGAAGCGCTCAACGCAAAGTCCGCCTACTACCAGATACCGATCCAGTACCTCCTCGACAAGGAGATGCTCCTTAAGGAGCTAAACTACATAAAACCCACCGCTCTCTTCTGTCTGACGGCGACTGCCTACAACCTCGGCCTCGTTCTCCCAGAGTCCATAAAGAAGGATATCCAGACGATAGTGGTAGGCGGCGAGACACTTACCCCCGAGCTCGCGAGGGCGACCCTTGAGCTGTTTGAAAACGCTGTGATAATAGACAACTTCGGCTCGACGGAGGATGCCATAACCGGCTACCGCGTCATCACGAAGAAGAAAGCCACTAAATTCAACTTCGAGGAGTCCATAGTCGTCCTCAAAGACAACGGCGACGGCTACGACGAATACAAGCGCATCTACATAACCAAGGTCATGAGAGAGGGCGAGCTCACTGGTCTGCCCCTCTTCAACTACGACATCGGCGACCTCGCAAGGATTGAAGACGGCGAGGTCAAGAACATAATCCGCATCAAGGATGTCGTAACGCTCGCAGGAGCCAAGCTCCACATCGACCAAGTGATGGAGATAGTCTACGATCATCCGGACCTCCTTGACTTCGTGATAATCTACTACCCACTCTCACCCGAGAACCCCAAGCCGAAGGCCATACTCCGCGTTGCCTACAGCGGAGAAAAGCCAGCGGGAATAGAGGACGAGGTTAGGGAGCTCATCTACGAGGCAAACAACCCGGTTCGCTACGAGGTGGAGGAGTCCAAGCAGGCAGAGCTGGTCATTGAGGCGGTTCCCCTTGAGAAGCTCAGGGCTGACCTCCCTAAGAGGCTCGGAAAGACCAAGAGGATATACATCGTCGGCAAGGATCTCTGA
- the glp gene encoding gephyrin-like molybdotransferase Glp, whose translation MREFKRLTPYKEALSLLLDDLSEIDEVEEIPLKEALGRVLAEDVVSPIDSPPFDRSAVDGYALRAEDTFSAREYSPVELRVIDEIVAGEESKAKVEPGTAVKLMTGSKMPEGANAVLMQEMAERKGEVIRVLRPVAPGQNVAFAGEDVRKGEIILRKGQVLRPQDLALLKSIGFRTVKVKRKPRVGIIVTGDELIEEFYEGALKAGKIMESNSVMLKGLVRQYFGEPVFYGVLPDDEKAIRDAIERAKNENDLVLVTGGSAFGDKDFAHRFVRLMFHGTTIKPGRPVGYGERVFIMSGYPVAVFAQFHLYVKHALAKLVGAKNYEIRVKATLTERVSSQLGRHEFVKVWYENGKARPIKKKGSGIISSLVESNGYMEIPEDSEGYLKGETVEVVLY comes from the coding sequence ATGAGAGAGTTCAAACGCCTCACACCCTATAAAGAAGCTTTAAGCCTGCTCCTCGATGATTTAAGCGAGATTGATGAAGTCGAAGAAATTCCACTGAAAGAGGCCCTCGGCAGGGTTTTAGCCGAGGACGTCGTTTCGCCGATAGACAGTCCGCCCTTCGACCGTTCCGCTGTGGACGGCTACGCTTTAAGGGCGGAGGACACATTTTCGGCGAGGGAATACAGTCCGGTTGAGCTGAGGGTTATAGATGAAATAGTCGCCGGCGAGGAGAGCAAAGCCAAAGTGGAACCCGGCACGGCGGTAAAGCTCATGACCGGCTCAAAGATGCCGGAAGGAGCGAACGCAGTTCTCATGCAGGAGATGGCAGAACGTAAGGGAGAGGTAATAAGGGTCCTTCGCCCCGTTGCTCCCGGTCAAAACGTGGCCTTCGCCGGCGAGGACGTAAGGAAGGGGGAGATAATCCTGCGGAAGGGGCAGGTTCTAAGGCCGCAGGATCTGGCCCTCCTTAAGAGCATTGGTTTCAGGACAGTTAAGGTCAAGAGAAAGCCCCGCGTCGGGATAATAGTTACCGGCGATGAGCTGATAGAGGAGTTCTATGAGGGGGCATTGAAGGCAGGAAAGATTATGGAGAGCAACTCGGTGATGCTAAAGGGACTTGTAAGGCAGTATTTCGGTGAGCCAGTCTTCTACGGCGTCCTTCCCGATGACGAGAAAGCCATAAGAGACGCAATAGAGAGGGCCAAGAATGAGAACGATCTCGTCCTCGTCACCGGCGGCTCTGCCTTCGGCGATAAGGACTTCGCTCACCGCTTTGTCAGGCTCATGTTTCACGGCACGACGATAAAGCCCGGAAGGCCAGTAGGCTACGGCGAGAGGGTCTTCATAATGAGCGGTTATCCTGTGGCTGTCTTTGCCCAGTTCCACCTCTACGTCAAGCACGCCCTGGCAAAGCTCGTCGGTGCTAAGAACTACGAGATTCGCGTTAAAGCAACGCTCACTGAGCGTGTATCAAGCCAGCTCGGAAGGCACGAGTTCGTGAAGGTGTGGTACGAGAACGGCAAGGCAAGGCCGATTAAGAAGAAGGGCAGCGGGATAATAAGCTCGCTCGTGGAGAGCAACGGGTACATGGAAATTCCAGAGGACAGTGAAGGATACCTCAAGGGAGAGACCGTCGAGGTCGTACTCTACTAA
- a CDS encoding PIN domain-containing protein: MRTYIDANIIYNFLFTTSLTPRARDILTSEDELVISPISINEAVYVSFRKLAKEKHGISNIYDVKRFVKTTDGLKLIETAFSMVLGLIGDAGIDILPDEDRAEIIKEVAAMYGLLPSDATILATCMKHGIPRIATFDSDFEGINAIEVIR, from the coding sequence TTGAGGACATACATTGACGCCAACATCATCTACAACTTTCTTTTCACGACGTCCTTAACTCCAAGAGCGAGGGACATACTAACTTCAGAAGACGAGCTGGTTATTTCTCCGATTTCAATCAACGAAGCAGTTTACGTCTCTTTTAGGAAGCTCGCCAAAGAGAAACACGGAATTTCTAACATCTACGATGTAAAGCGATTCGTCAAGACTACAGATGGTTTAAAACTGATTGAAACGGCGTTTTCCATGGTCTTAGGTCTCATCGGGGATGCTGGGATTGATATCCTCCCCGATGAAGATAGAGCCGAAATAATAAAAGAGGTTGCCGCCATGTACGGCCTCCTGCCAAGCGATGCAACGATCCTCGCGACCTGCATGAAGCACGGCATTCCACGGATAGCGACCTTTGATTCTGACTTTGAGGGCATTAACGCGATTGAAGTCATTAGATAG
- a CDS encoding SDR family oxidoreductase, with amino-acid sequence MPVKIDLNGLGVIVTASSRGIGFNVAKELLKRNARVVISSQNEENLKKALDELSSYGEVYSVRTNLFDQNDLENLVKKSWELLGEIDALIWNAGNVRCEPCLLHEASYIDWIEASALHTVAPGYLTTLLVQAWLERKRKGILVYLNSVSIKEPMPPLVLADVTRAGLVQLAKSVSRTYGKRGIRAYSVLLGSFDTPGARENLKAVAESRGETFEETWEREVLARTPLHRTGRWDELGSLVAFLLSEEAEYMLGSTVVIDGAMTRGIDI; translated from the coding sequence ATGCCGGTGAAGATAGATCTAAACGGCCTCGGGGTCATAGTCACGGCATCATCGCGAGGCATAGGCTTCAACGTTGCAAAGGAGCTGTTGAAAAGGAACGCGCGCGTAGTAATAAGCTCCCAGAACGAGGAGAACCTGAAGAAGGCCCTGGATGAGCTTTCAAGCTACGGTGAGGTTTATTCCGTCAGGACAAACCTCTTTGACCAGAACGACCTTGAGAACCTCGTCAAAAAAAGCTGGGAACTTCTTGGAGAAATTGATGCCCTCATTTGGAACGCTGGAAACGTCCGCTGCGAGCCGTGCCTCCTCCACGAGGCAAGCTATATCGACTGGATCGAGGCCTCTGCCCTCCACACGGTCGCCCCGGGCTACCTGACAACGCTTCTCGTTCAGGCATGGCTCGAGAGAAAAAGGAAGGGCATTCTCGTTTACCTCAACTCAGTCTCGATTAAAGAGCCCATGCCCCCGCTGGTCTTAGCCGATGTAACGCGGGCGGGGCTGGTTCAGCTGGCGAAAAGCGTTTCTCGGACGTACGGGAAGAGAGGCATTAGGGCATACTCCGTCCTGCTCGGTAGCTTCGATACACCTGGAGCGAGGGAGAACCTCAAGGCCGTTGCCGAGTCTAGGGGTGAGACCTTTGAGGAAACCTGGGAGCGGGAGGTTCTGGCCAGAACGCCCCTCCACAGGACTGGCAGATGGGACGAGCTCGGCTCGCTCGTGGCTTTCCTCCTGAGCGAGGAAGCGGAGTACATGCTCGGCTCGACCGTTGTCATAGACGGCGCGATGACGAGGGGGATAGACATTTAA